The DNA segment TTCTCACCCACATCTCTCGTCATGTCCAATAACAACGCCAGCAACAACTTAATCGTCGCTCAAAGGGCCGTGAAGCAGCTCCGTTTGGAGGCCAGCATCCGGAGGATCAAGGTACCAGCGGCCGACGCGGACACACAAACGCCGAGAGAGCAACAAGCTAAGCGATCGACTGCTGAATGGCGGAGACAAACTGATAGTCTGGGGAATAAACAGGCTTCCCACATTGCAGTTTTACATGGAGGAGAGCGAAATCTTAGGCTAAGGGGGACTAAACGCTGTTGCTCTTTTTGAACTTTACCACCGAGCGTTAAAACTTTGAAATAATAAGTACCGCGTTGACACAAGTTTTACTGTGTGGTGAAGTTACTTTTCTTACACGTCAGTAACTCGCTAATCACGTGAAAATAGTCTTCTGTAAACACTGTACGCATACTGTTGTACCGTTGCATGCAAATTGTGTGCAAATAACAGCTAGGCCTGTTGTTGTGGAGGTTTTGCGGTATGTGTGAcgtctagcttttttttttttttttttctccaccgtATGCTGACGTCGTATGTGACTCGCAGGTGTCTCAGGCTGCTGCCGAGTTGAGGAACTTCTGTCTGCAAAATGCCTCCAAGGACCCCCTCCTGGTCGGTGTGCCTTCCAGCGATAATCCTTTCCGACCACCAAAGTCCTGCTCCCTGTTCTGAGGTAGCCGTAGTGGGAAACTCGCAATGACACAACACGTAAAATGTAGCACGGATTACACAAAATTTTACATATGGCTGCTGCTGATCTATTAAGATCAAATACAGTAGTGTCAAAAATAATCCTTCTCAAACATGATAATGCTCACTTTTAAAGTGACGTTGCCAGAGATGTATTAATTTTGTGTGATATGGTAAATTGCATACCTGTTCACCAAAGCCAAATACTATGTTTTTAAATATAAGTGTTTGAGGTAGTTCTTGTATTTGATTTCATACACATTAGAAATAACCGATGTTCTATTTGTGACACTGGCGAATCGTCTCTCGTAGTTTGTAGTAATGCAAATACGAAGATCAAAGCACGTGTTGCAGCTTGCTTTTTatccacaaaataaaattgcacACATAGAATGTTAAGGTGGTCTGTTCAAATTCTCACCTTAATTCTTCTTCCCCTGAAAACTCTTCATTATTAATATTTGCTCCTCATTTTGGGTGCTAGTTTAAAACATTTCTCAACTTTTGCTAGTTAGTACAACCATCAACAGTGCAACAAGTCTTATACAGTATGTTCATTCTAAATGCTACTAGTGTTGTCCTTAACCATCCCATTTCCAAAATTACCGTCGTCAACTTGTGCAGGAAAGCAAAGACGCAATACAGTACATGTCTAGGAAACTGTGATTTTTAacatttgctatttttttttcttcccttttagTTTGGCAAGAACAATGAAGAATTTCTGAATCTATATACCGAAGGCTGTCTTCAATTTTACTTAATGTTGCTGTAGATCTGCCAGCAGCTCCCTCCTGGACCtcaggaaggatggatggattcggggggtgggggggtttggTTTGCCAAAATGATCCATGAATCACTTTCATGCTGCACCAAACTTGTGGAGTCTAAAAATAGTCATGAAATCGCACCAATATAACTAATACATTTAAagtatttttcattttgctAGATATTTGGTTTCCAAACGTATTTTATATTCAATGCCATAGATAAAGCCAGGTATTAATTTA comes from the Syngnathus scovelli strain Florida chromosome 5, RoL_Ssco_1.2, whole genome shotgun sequence genome and includes:
- the si:ch211-286b5.5 gene encoding guanine nucleotide-binding protein G(I)/G(S)/G(O) subunit gamma-10; its protein translation is MSNNNASNNLIVAQRAVKQLRLEASIRRIKVSQAAAELRNFCLQNASKDPLLVGVPSSDNPFRPPKSCSLF